The sequence below is a genomic window from Arcobacter sp. LA11.
ATAATTGAATATTTTTTCATCCATTGTATTTACGGCAAAGTGTCTTTTTGATTTTTTTGTACAAATTTCTATCTTTTCATTTGCTATAAAAGATGTAAATGGATCCCCTTGTTTCACACAAGAATAACCAAGAATAGAACAAGCTTCTGTTATAAGTTCTTGTTTAAATCTTTTTGAACCAAAATAAACAGAACCTCCTAGTATTGGCACAATATTTATATTTAGTTCCTTTTGTGCATGGAAAACTTTTACATAAGGTTTTTTAAATTTTGCACTAATAATCCAATCTATTTTCTTAACATCTTCCCCATATTCATACTCTTTTAATTCTAAAAAGTCATATCCTTCACCTTTTAGTAAAGATGAATTATTTCCTATGATTTCAGAAAAAATTTGTCGTTTGGTTTTAATTATGATTTTTTTTAGTGTTTTATTCATACAAATTTATATCTATGGGATATCTATAGTCTCAATAATTTTTTGAATTAAAGAATCCACATTTATATCTATAGCTTCTGCTTCATATGTAAGTATGATTCTATGTCTTAATACATTTTTTATAACTAATGCAATATCAATAGGGCTTACATAATTATTCCCTCTTATAAATGCCATTGCTTTTACTGCTTTAAACATATCAATTGTTGCTCTTGGACTTGCTCCAAACTGGATATAGTCTTTAATTTCTTCTAAACCATAATTTTCAGGTTCTCTTGTTGCACATACGATATCAACTATATATTCTTCAAGTTCTTTATCAATATGAACATCAACAACTTCTTTTTTTAAGTCTCTTAAAATATTCTTATCTATAATTTTATTTAGTTCTAATATTTCATTTGAAGTAACTTTTTTAGCAATTTCATACTCTTCTTGTTTTGTGTTATATCCAACAACAATTTTAAACATAAATCTATCAAGTTGGGCTTCAGGAAGAGAATATGCTCCTTCTTGTTCAATTGGATTTTGTGTTGCAAGTACTAAAAATGGAGGCTCCACTGCAAAGGAATCATCTGCAATAGTTACTTGTCTTTCTTGCATTACTTCAAGAAGTGCAGATTGAACTTTTGCTGGCGCTCTATTTATTTCATCTGCAAGTAGAAGGTTTGTAAAAATTGGTCCTTTTTTGATTTTAAATTCGCCAGTTTTCATATCATAAATTTGCGCACCTATAATATCACTAGGTAAAAGATCAGGAGTAAACTGTACACGTTTAAATTGTAAATCAATAACATTTGCTAATGTTTTTACTGTAGTTGTTTTTGCAAGTCCTGGAACACCCTCTAGTAATATATGACCATTTGTTAATAATCCTATTAATAAAGCATCAATCATATCCTCTTGACCTATGATTACTTTTGATAATTCATGTTTAATTTCTTCAATTCTATTATTTGCCATTTTCACTTCTTTTTTAAAATTAAGGTATTTTATCAAATGTTATTATTTCAAAAGCTTAAGACCACTATTTTTAGCTTAAAGTAAAATTAAAGATACTTTAGATAAAATCACGTCTCTATTTTAAATAGAAACCTCACATGTGTCAATCCTGGTATGGGTTGTGTTAAATTATTGAATTTGACATTAAGGGACGCAGAGGCTAAACCCTAAAATATAAAACAAGGAAAAAACATGGTTACAATGAAAGACCTATTAGAATGTGGTGTACACTTCGGACACCAAACAAGAAGATGGAATCCAAAAATGAAAAAATTCATTTTCGGTGTAAGAAAGAATATCTATATTATAGATTTACAAAAAACGTTAAGATACTTTAGATATACATATAACGTAGTTAGAGACGCAGCTGCTCAAGGTGAAACAATGATTTTTGTTGGTA
It includes:
- a CDS encoding DUF58 domain-containing protein; amino-acid sequence: MNKTLKKIIIKTKRQIFSEIIGNNSSLLKGEGYDFLELKEYEYGEDVKKIDWIISAKFKKPYVKVFHAQKELNINIVPILGGSVYFGSKRFKQELITEACSILGYSCVKQGDPFTSFIANEKIEICTKKSKRHFAVNTMDEKIFNYETIGKITNYKNITNELFKNIRKKSIIFLVGDFFDIENLDLRVLAKKHEIIAIITRDKFEEKPFELGNVNLVDPSTNETFDGNINKGTIKKYEKYIRENDHKLFEHLQNCGIRFTKIYTDEEPLPKLLRLMR
- a CDS encoding MoxR family ATPase — translated: MANNRIEEIKHELSKVIIGQEDMIDALLIGLLTNGHILLEGVPGLAKTTTVKTLANVIDLQFKRVQFTPDLLPSDIIGAQIYDMKTGEFKIKKGPIFTNLLLADEINRAPAKVQSALLEVMQERQVTIADDSFAVEPPFLVLATQNPIEQEGAYSLPEAQLDRFMFKIVVGYNTKQEEYEIAKKVTSNEILELNKIIDKNILRDLKKEVVDVHIDKELEEYIVDIVCATREPENYGLEEIKDYIQFGASPRATIDMFKAVKAMAFIRGNNYVSPIDIALVIKNVLRHRIILTYEAEAIDINVDSLIQKIIETIDIP